In the genome of Quercus robur chromosome 3, dhQueRobu3.1, whole genome shotgun sequence, one region contains:
- the LOC126716825 gene encoding single-stranded DNA-binding protein, mitochondrial — protein sequence MSSLAVRFSKLLRPSNSTTPTSSLVVSMQGCSKSWYSTMSFDGDNDGGKKDELEEDFDDLLGDKTELQPQGVDPRRGWGFRGVHKAIICGKVGQAPVQKILRNGRMVTIFTVGTGGMFDQRIVGTKDLPKPAQWHRIAVHNEPLGAYAVQQLVKNSSVYVEGDIETRVYNDSINGEVKNIPEICIRRDGKIRLIKTGESLSSISLDDLREGLL from the exons ATGAGTTCACTCGCTGTTCGATTCTCAAAGCTTCTCAGACCCTCTAATTCTACCACACCCACTTCTTCTcttg TTGTTAGCATGCAAGGATGCTCAAAGTCCTGGTATTCGACTATGTCATTTGATGGTGATAATGATGGTGGAAAGAAGGATGAACTGGAAGAAGATTTTGATGACTTGCTTGGTGACAAGACAGAGTTACAACCCCAAGGTGTGGATCCTAGAAGGGGTTGGGGCTTCCGCGGCGTGCACAAG GCAATTATATGTGGAAAAGTTGGGCAAGCCCCTGTGCAGAAGATCTTGAGAAATGGTCGAATGGTAACTATCTTTACGGTTGGTACGGGGGGCATGTTTGACCAAAGAATTGTAGGAACAAAAGACTTGCCTAAACCAGCACAGTGGCATCGAATTGCTGTGCATAATGAACCACTGGGGGCTTATGCGGTACAACAACTTGTTAAAAA CTCTTCAGTTTATGTTGAGGGGGATATTGAGACTAGAGTGTACAATGATAGCATCAATGGCGAGGTTAAAAACATCCCAGAGATATGTATTCGTCGTGATG GGAAGATTCGCCTTATAAAGACCGGTGAAAGTCTCAGCAGTATATCCTTGGATGATCTTC GAGAAGGATTGCTTTAG
- the LOC126716824 gene encoding eukaryotic translation initiation factor 3 subunit A-like: MTTFAKPENALKRAEELINVGQKQNALQALHDLITSRRYRAWQKTLERIMFKYVELCVDMRRGRFAKDGLIQYRIVCQQVNVNSLEEVIKHFMHLSTEKAEQARSQAEALEEALDVDDLEADKRPEDLMLSYVSGEKGKDRSDRELVTPWFKFLWETYRTVLEILRNNSKLEALYAMTAHRAFQFCKQYKRTTEFRRLCEIIRNHLSNLNKYRDQRDRPDLSAPESLQLYLDTRFEQLKIATELELWQEAFRSVEDIHGLMCMVKKTPKSSLMVVYYAKLTEIFWISSSHLYHAYAWLKLFTLQKSFNKNLSQKDLQLIASSVVLAALSVPPYTHRRGSSHLELQNEKERNLRMANLIGFNLDPKVDGGEVLSRSNILSELVLKGVLSCATQEVKDLYHLLEHEFLPLDLASKIQPLLVKISKLGGKLSSASSVHEVQLSQYAPALEKLATLRLLQQVSRVYQTLKIESLSQMIPFFDFPVVEKISVDAVKHNFIAMKVDHIKGVVLFGNLGLESDGFQDHLTVFAGSLDKARTMIYPPVKKASKLGEMLPGLADLVDKEHKRLLARKSIIEKRKEEQELLLLEMERNAELKRRKQQQIAEEEEKKRLASEVEKRKNQMILEEIRDKELEQAKALLEDVGKQRKKKIKKSFLDGENVTKQAIMEMALSEQLRERQETEKKLLKLAKTMDHLERAKREEAAPLIEAAFQQRLVEEKVLHEREQQLEVELSRQHHDGDLKEKNRLARMLENKTIFQEKVVQRRQSEFDRLREERDRQIQQMLQARRQERDAIRKKIFYVRTEEEKQRKLQEEEEARKREEAERQRKIEEERRAKLDEIAEKQRQRERELEEKERQRREALLGRSTDGPSRPSEPVGSHPSEPVATAPAAAAAAATGAGAPPSAGKYVPRFRRPEVSAQAPPPEPDRWGSSRPDDRTSQPGDRWRSDDRRPSFGAGGGSKSTWSSSRVPPRGGGSAR; this comes from the exons ATGACGACTTTTGCCAAACCAGAGAATGCTTTAAAGCGAGCTGAAG AGCTGATAAATGTTGGGCAGAAACAAAATGCCTTGCAAGCCCTTCATGACCTTATAACATCAAGGAGGTATCGAGCATGGCAAAAGACACTTGAAAGGATTATGTTTAAATATGTAGAGCTCTGTGTTGACATGCGGAGGGGTAGGTTTGCCAAGGATGGTCTGATTCAATACCGCATTGTGTGTCAGCAAGTCAATGTTAATTCTTTGGAGGAGGTGATAAAACACTTCATGCACCTGTCCACTGAGAAAGCTGAGCAGGCTCGTAGTCAGGCAGAAGCCCTAGAAGAAGCTCTAGATGTAGATGACCTAGAAGCAGATAAAAGGCCAGAAGATTTGATGCTAAGTTATGTCAGTGGAGAGAAGGGAAAGGATAGGTCTGATCGCGAACTTGTTACCCCTTGGTTCAAGTTTTTGTGGGAGACCTATAGAACAGTGCTTGAAATCTTACGTAACAACTCAAAGTTGGAAGCACTTTACGCG ATGACAGCACACCGGGCTTTCCAGTTTTGCAAGCAATACAAACGGACAACAGAGTTTCGTAGGTTGTGTGAAATTATCAGGAATCATCTATCTAATCTTAACAAATACAGAGACCAAAGGGACCGGCCTGACCTGTCTGCACCTGAGAGCTTGCAGCTGTATCTTGATACAAGATTTGAACAGCTAAAGATTGCTACTGAACTTGAACTGTGGCAG GAAGCTTTTCGTTCTGTGGAAGATATTCATGGATTGATGTGCATGGTTAAGAAAACCCCCAAGTCATCTTTAATGGTGGTTTATTATGCCAAGCTAACAGAAATTTTCTGGATCTCATCTAGCCATCTATATCATGCTTATGCGTGGTTGAAGCTTTTTACCCTTCAGAAAAGCTTCAATAAGAATTTAAGTCAGAAGGATTTGCAATTGATAGCATCATCTGTTGTATTGGCTGCACTCTCAGTGCCGCCCTATACTCACAGACGCGGTTCATCCCATTTGGAACTTCAAAATGAGAAGGAACGCAACTTGAGGATGGCTAATCTTATAGGATTCAATCTTGATCCTAAAGTTGATGGTGGAGAAGTG CTATCACGGTCAAACATTCTCTCAGAACTG GTGTTGAAAGGTGTATTGAGCTGTGCTACTCAGGAAGTAAAAGATCTTTATCATCTACTGGAGCATGAGTTTCTCCCTTTGGATCTTGCATCAAAGATACAGCCCTTGTTGGTTAAAATTTCAAAGCTTGGGGGTAAGCTTTCTTCAGCTTCCTCTGTTCATGAAGTTCAACTGTCTCAATATGCTCCTGCCCTGGAAAAGCTTGCTACCTTGAGGTTGCTTCAGCAG GTGTCTCGGGTGTATCAAACACTGAAAATTGAGAGTTTATCTCAGATGATCCCCTTTTTTGATTTTCCCGTTGTTGAGAAGATCTCTGTAGATGCTGTTAAACATAATTTCATAGCTATGAAAGTTGACCATATTAAGGGTGTTGTATTGTTTGGTAATTTG GGCCTTGAATCTGATGGCTTCCAGGATCACTTGACAGTCTTTGCTGGTTCATTAGATAAAGCAAGGACCATGATTTATCCACCTGTAAAGAAGGCATCAAAGCTAGGAGAAATGTTGCCTGGTTTGGCGGATCTTGTGGATAAGGAACACAAGAGACTTCTTGCTCGAAAATCAATCATTGAGAAAAGGAAGGAAGAGCAAGAACTTCTACTTTTGGAAATG GAACGAAATGCAGAGTTGAAAAGGAGAAAGCAACAGCAGATTGctgaagaggaagagaagaagaggcTTGCATCTGAGGTTGAAAAGAGGAAGAATCAAATGATCCTTGAGGAAATTAGAGACAAGGAGCTTGAGCAAGCAAAAGCTCTACTTGAGGATGTTGGAAAGCAGCgcaagaagaagataaagaagtCATTTTTAGACGGA GAAAATGTTACAAAGCAAGctataatggagatggccctGAGTGAACAGCTGAGGGAGAGACAGGAAACAGAGAAGAAATTACTAAAACTAGCTAAAACCATGGATCATTTAGAAAGAGCAAAAAGAGAAGAGGCAGCTCCCTTGATTGAAGCTGCATTTCAGCAGCGTTTGGTGGAAGAGAAGGTGCTTCATGAACGTGAGCAGCAG CTAGAGGTTGAACTTAGCAGGCAGCACCATGATGGGGACCTCAAGGAGAAGAATAGGTTGGCAAGGATGTTGGAGAATAAG ACAATATTCCAGGAAAAGGTGGTGCAACGTCGGCAATCAGAGTTTGACCGACttagggaggagagagacaggCAAATCCAGCAAATGCTTCAGGCCCGTCGGCAGGAGAGGGATGCtattagaaagaaaatattttatgtgcGGACTGAGGAGGAAAAACAGAGAAAGCTGCAGGAAGAGGAGGAAGCTCGCAAGCGGGAAG AGGCTGAGAGGCAAAGGAAGATAGAAGAGGAACGCAGGGCAAAATTGGACGAGATTGCTGAGAAGCAAAGGCAAAGAGAGCGGGAAttagaggaaaaagaaaggcaGAGGAGAGAAGCTCTCTTGGGTAGATCAACTGACGGGCCTTCTAGGCCTTCTGAGCCTGTTGGCTCCCACCCATCTGAGCCAGTAGCTACAGCTCCCGCTGCTGCTGCTGCAGCTGCAACGGGTGCTGGTGCTCCACCATCTGCTGGAAAATATGTGCCTAGGTTCCGGAGACCTGAAGTCTCTGCGCAGGCTCCTCCTCCAGAACCAGATCGATGGGGCAGCAGCCGGCCGGATGATCGCACGTCCCAACCTGGTGATAGGTGGCGGAGTGATGACCGCAGGCCCTCTTTTGGTGCTGGTGGTGGCTCAAAGTCCACTTGGTCCTCATCTAGAGTCCCTCCACGTGGCGGTGGATCAGCACGCTGA